Genomic DNA from Caldicellulosiruptor hydrothermalis 108:
CAAGATAGGCTTTGTGTTTCAAAACTTTAACTTGATACCACAGCTCACAGCTCTTGAAAACGTTGAGCTTCCTTTAATCTACAAAGGTGTTCCGGCCTCTATGCGTCACAAGCTTGCAAAAGAAGCTCTTGCAAGGGTTAGCTTGGAACATAGAATGCACCACAGACCAAGAGAGCTATCTGGCGGTCAGCAGCAGAGAGTTGCAATTGCAAGGGCGCTTGTCACAAACCCAGCAATAATTCTTGCTGATGAGCCAACAGGAAACTTGGACTCAAAGTCAGGTGCTGAGATAATTCAAATATTTAAGGAACTTCATGCACAGGGTAGCACAATTGTTTTAATCACACACGACAACAACATAGCAGCTCAGGCAAGAAGAATTGTGCGGATTCAGGATGGTCAAATAATAGAAGACAAGGAGGTGAGCTGACAGGTGGCTCAGTTTGCTTTGGCTTTCAAGATGGCAATAAAGAGCATCCTTTCAAATAAGCTAAGGTCTTTTCTTACTATGCTTGGTGTCATCATCGGTATCTGGGCAGTGATTGCGGTTGTTGGGCTTGCCCAGGGAAGCACCAAAAGCATAACAGACAGGCTGCAAAGGCTTGGAACAAATCTCATTCAAATAAACATCACAGGAAGAAACAGTAACAGGAACGTCACATATGAAGAGCTTCAGCAGTTTGCCGAGCAGCACCAAGACGACATTGAGGCAATAGCTCCAACTGTATCGAGCTCTGTCACGCTCAAGTATGGAACAAACACCCACGATACAACCCTGGTTGGAACAACAGCAGACTACAGCACTGTCAGAGACGTCAACGTCAGCAGCGGAAGGTTTATTTTGCCAATTGATGTGGACTACCGTCAAAAGGTTGCGCTTGTTGGGACGTACATCGTAAAGGATTTATTTAACGGGCAAAACCCGATAGGGAAAAAGATAAAGATAAACGGGCAGATATTCACAGTTGTTGGTGTTTTAGAAGAGCGGGCAAATTCGCAGGAGCAGTCAGACGATGACCAGGTGATAGTCCCTGTAACAGTTGCACAAAGGCTCACACGAAACGCAATAATCCGAAACTTTGCGATAAAAATCACGGATGGTAACAGAAGTGAAGCTGTAATGAACTATCTCAACGATTTTCTCATGAAGATTTACAATGACTCTACAGCTTTTAGAGTTTTCAATACAGCCCAGCTACTTGACACATTAAACAGTGTAACCCAGACACTCACGCTTATGCTTGCCGGAATTGCTGCAATTTCGCTCATTGTCGGTGGAATTGGCATCATGAACATCATGCTTGTGTCTGTGACAGAGAGGACAAGAGAGATTGGAATCAGAAAAGCAATCGGCGCAAAGAGAAGAAATATTCTTGTTCAGTTTTTGATAGAAGCATCTGTTGTGACAGGGCTTGGTGGAGTGGTGGGTATAATACTGGGATTTGTGACAATAAGAGTAATGTCAAAACTTAATATTGCAACAGCTATATTCTCAATACCATGGGCTGTTCTTGCGTTTACAATTTCACTTGCTATAGGAATAGTCTTTGGACTGTTCCCGGCATCAAAAGCATCGCGCCTCAACCCGATAGAAGCGCTAAGATACGAATAAGCTTGGAGGGGATATGAAAGATGAGAAAAAAGTTTTTGGCAGTCATTTTGCTACTTGGTTTTGTGCTTGTAAATTTTGGTTTGTCTTCTGCTTTTGCAGCATACAAGGATATTCCAGCAAATGCAAGTTACAAGCAGGCAGTAGAAAAGTTAAATAAGCTTGGAATTCTTGTTTACAAGGACTATTTCAAGCCCAGCGCAAACATCACACGCGGCGAGTTTGCAGCTGCGATTGTAAAGATTTCAAACGCAGAGGATGAGGCAAATCTTCAGAAAGGATATTCCCAGTATCCTGATATAAAGCCAAATACCGTCCTTTGCGGATATGTCAACTGGGCAGTAAAGAAAAAATACATGACACCAATGGCAGACAACAGGTTCCATCCAAATGACCCGCTTACCTTTGCTCAGGCAACAACTGCCATTATTAGGATGCTTGGGTATTCCGACTCAGACCTTTCTGGCATCTGGCCGCAGAATTATATCGACAAGGCATCAGAGCTTGGGCTTATAA
This window encodes:
- a CDS encoding ABC transporter ATP-binding protein encodes the protein MIELYDIYKIYKMGENEVYALNGINLKINVHEFVAIVGPSGSGKSTLMNIIGCLDTPTSGTYILDGHEVSRLNDNQLAEIRNSKIGFVFQNFNLIPQLTALENVELPLIYKGVPASMRHKLAKEALARVSLEHRMHHRPRELSGGQQQRVAIARALVTNPAIILADEPTGNLDSKSGAEIIQIFKELHAQGSTIVLITHDNNIAAQARRIVRIQDGQIIEDKEVS
- a CDS encoding ABC transporter permease, yielding MAQFALAFKMAIKSILSNKLRSFLTMLGVIIGIWAVIAVVGLAQGSTKSITDRLQRLGTNLIQINITGRNSNRNVTYEELQQFAEQHQDDIEAIAPTVSSSVTLKYGTNTHDTTLVGTTADYSTVRDVNVSSGRFILPIDVDYRQKVALVGTYIVKDLFNGQNPIGKKIKINGQIFTVVGVLEERANSQEQSDDDQVIVPVTVAQRLTRNAIIRNFAIKITDGNRSEAVMNYLNDFLMKIYNDSTAFRVFNTAQLLDTLNSVTQTLTLMLAGIAAISLIVGGIGIMNIMLVSVTERTREIGIRKAIGAKRRNILVQFLIEASVVTGLGGVVGIILGFVTIRVMSKLNIATAIFSIPWAVLAFTISLAIGIVFGLFPASKASRLNPIEALRYE